One window of Etheostoma spectabile isolate EspeVRDwgs_2016 chromosome 6, UIUC_Espe_1.0, whole genome shotgun sequence genomic DNA carries:
- the si:dkey-82o10.4 gene encoding m-AAA protease-interacting protein 1, mitochondrial, whose amino-acid sequence MQRISSLAACRELGGLAACLPGVCSWKRGPTCSRQPAVHRQWARMCVLPVRPFTGMSRAKSRKLCGRRSVFAGQKHTLFSSQPGADGPPGSSSGPPTVSVVGTPDPITWIRCKFVMYLIDLYFELDINSVEFERGVKQALVHVSNMMSSGRYHKLVGILSNETIDYVQTRCRSLTDAQRRQLAVTMDDIIFISPEDVSVVFDQYGRKFCFIVMRCWVLSAYEGPDDPEGTKLFKVASGEDGGPQKKILTAVYEFKRELTIGASPDWKVTTVWHWPWKMA is encoded by the exons ATGCAGCGGATCAGCAGCCTCGCTGCATGCCGGGAGCTCGGCGGCCTCGCAGCGTGCTTACCCGGGGTCTGCTCCTGGAAGAGGGGTCCGACCTGCAGCAGGCAGCCGGCCGTGCACCGGCAGTGGGCGCGGATGTGTGTGCTTCCTGTGCGTCCTTTCACCGGGATGTCCCGAGCAAAAAGCCGGAAGCTGTGCGGCCGGAGGTCCGTGTTCGCCGggcagaaacacacactgttCAGCTCTCAGCCTGGAGCCGACGGGCCGCCGGGGAGCTCCAGCGGGCCGCCCACTGTCTCCGTAGTGGGCACCCCGGACCCGATCACATGGATCCGGTGCAAATTTGTCATGTATCTCATCGATCTGTACTTTGAGTTAGACATAAACTCTGTGGAGTTTGAAAGAGGAGTAAAGCAG GCTTTGGTCCACGTGTCCAACATGATGTCCAGTGGCAGATACCACAAGCTGGTGGGGATTTTGTCCAATGAG acAATAGATTATGTTCAGACGAGGTGCAGGTCTCTCACCGATGCTCAGAGACGGCAGCTCGCTGTCACAATGGatgatattatatttatttcccCAGAAGACGTGTCGGTCGTCTTTGATCAATACG GTAGAAAGTTCTGCTTCATCGTCATGAGGTGTTGGGTCCTGTCAGCATATGAAGGCCCTGATGACCCAGAGGGTACAAAGCTCTTCAAAGTGGCCTCTGGTGAAGATGGCGGCCCACAGAAGAAAATACTGACTGCAGTCTATGA ATTCAAACGAGAGTTGACGATTGGAGCTTCTCCTGACTGGAAAGTCACAACTGTTTGGCACTGGCCTTGGAAAATGGCCTAG